Proteins co-encoded in one Lysobacter solisilvae genomic window:
- a CDS encoding outer membrane protein assembly factor BamE encodes MRKLLLISCLALLTAGCGILYKQPIYEGNLLEKSNVDQLQAGMSRQQVMLLLGTPSISDPFHHDRWDYTATQRTGRTGHTEIKNLTVYFEGEGLARWEGDYFPEQDEALAKSAPRQFGRNLAKDKDKKRGR; translated from the coding sequence ATGCGAAAGCTTCTGCTCATCTCCTGCCTTGCCCTGCTCACCGCCGGTTGCGGCATCCTCTACAAGCAGCCCATCTACGAGGGCAACCTACTTGAGAAGTCGAACGTCGACCAGCTCCAGGCGGGCATGAGCCGGCAGCAGGTGATGCTGCTGCTGGGCACGCCGTCGATCTCCGATCCGTTCCACCACGATCGCTGGGACTACACCGCCACCCAGCGCACCGGACGCACCGGCCATACCGAGATCAAGAACCTCACGGTGTACTTCGAGGGCGAAGGCCTGGCCCGCTGGGAAGGCGACTACTTCCCCGAGCAGGACGAGGCGCTGGCCAAGTCCGCGCCGCGGCAGTTCGGGCGCAACCTGGCCAAGGACAAGGACAAGAAGCGCGGCCGCTGA
- a CDS encoding type II toxin-antitoxin system RatA family toxin produces MPTIRRSALVEHSAARMFALVNDVAAYPRRFDWCEQAQVLEADDTHMVARLDLGLGALRTWFTTHNALSPPHHIDLKLVDGPFRRLSGRWEFHALDESACKVTLTLEFEPSMKLLGPAFALGFQSLADRMVDDFVKVADSPEETTP; encoded by the coding sequence ATGCCCACGATCCGCCGCTCCGCCCTGGTCGAACACTCCGCCGCGCGCATGTTCGCGCTGGTCAACGACGTGGCCGCCTACCCGCGGCGGTTCGACTGGTGCGAGCAGGCGCAGGTGCTGGAGGCTGACGACACCCACATGGTGGCCCGGCTCGACCTGGGCCTGGGCGCGCTGCGGACCTGGTTCACCACGCACAACGCGCTGAGCCCGCCGCACCACATCGACCTGAAGCTGGTCGATGGGCCATTCCGCCGGCTGTCGGGGCGCTGGGAGTTCCACGCCCTGGACGAGTCGGCGTGCAAGGTGACCCTCACCCTGGAGTTCGAGCCGTCGATGAAGCTGCTGGGGCCGGCGTTCGCGCTGGGTTTCCAGAGCCTGGCCGACCGGATGGTCGACGATTTCGTGAAGGTGGCCGATTCCCCCGAGGAAACCACGCCATGA
- the fur gene encoding ferric iron uptake transcriptional regulator, with protein MESQDLRNAGLKVTHPRLRILELLEQAKPRHMTAEDIYRHLLEHGEDIGLATVYRVLTQFEAAGLVLKHNFEAGQSVYELDRGHHHDHMVDIDSGRITEFESPEIEELQRKIAAAHGYDIEEHSLVLYVRKKK; from the coding sequence ATGGAATCGCAAGACCTCCGCAACGCTGGTCTGAAAGTCACCCATCCGCGCCTGCGGATCCTGGAACTGCTCGAACAGGCCAAGCCCCGGCACATGACGGCCGAGGACATCTACCGACACCTGCTCGAGCACGGCGAAGACATCGGCCTGGCCACGGTCTATCGCGTCCTGACCCAGTTCGAGGCGGCGGGCCTGGTGCTCAAGCACAACTTCGAGGCCGGCCAGTCGGTGTACGAACTGGACCGCGGACACCACCACGACCACATGGTCGACATCGACAGCGGCAGGATCACCGAGTTCGAGAGCCCCGAGATCGAGGAACTGCAGCGCAAGATCGCCGCGGCCCACGGGTACGACATCGAGGAGCACTCGCTCGTGCTGTACGTGAGGAAGAAGAAGTAG
- the grpE gene encoding nucleotide exchange factor GrpE, which produces MTTEPIQDPSEATAEQEANPLQAQLDAALAELEQLRNESLRERAELDNQRKRLARDIEMARKFANERLLGALLPVIDSLEAGLAVQGDTAAHLREGMELTMRQLLKVAGDNGLVMVDPVGQPFNPDHHQAMSMVDSPSHAPGQVVQVYQKGWLLNDRLLRPALVTVRGD; this is translated from the coding sequence ATGACCACCGAACCGATCCAGGACCCCTCCGAAGCGACCGCCGAGCAGGAGGCCAACCCCCTGCAGGCGCAGCTCGACGCGGCCCTCGCCGAACTCGAACAGCTCCGTAATGAATCGCTGCGCGAGCGCGCCGAACTCGACAACCAGCGCAAGCGCCTGGCCCGCGACATCGAGATGGCCCGCAAGTTCGCCAACGAGCGCCTGCTCGGCGCGCTGCTGCCCGTCATCGACAGCCTGGAAGCCGGCCTGGCCGTGCAGGGCGACACCGCCGCGCACCTGCGCGAAGGCATGGAGCTGACGATGCGCCAGCTGCTCAAGGTCGCCGGCGACAACGGCCTGGTGATGGTCGACCCGGTCGGCCAGCCCTTCAATCCCGACCACCACCAGGCCATGAGCATGGTCGACAGCCCGAGCCACGCCCCGGGCCAGGTCGTCCAGGTCTACCAGAAGGGCTGGCTGCTCAATGACCGGCTGTTGCGGCCGGCGCTGGTGACCGTCCGCGGGGACTGA
- a CDS encoding RnfH family protein encodes MKVQLLRASPRRFDEVWLDLPQGARVADALVAAGWSDDPEVVGHAVFGQRVDRASVLHEGDRLELLRPLQADPKQARRERVEEARRTQGRR; translated from the coding sequence ATGAAGGTCCAGCTGCTGCGCGCCTCGCCGCGACGCTTCGACGAAGTGTGGCTGGACCTGCCCCAAGGCGCCCGCGTCGCCGATGCCCTGGTGGCGGCCGGCTGGAGTGACGACCCGGAAGTGGTCGGCCATGCGGTCTTCGGCCAGCGCGTGGACCGGGCCAGCGTGCTGCACGAGGGCGACCGGCTGGAACTGCTGCGGCCGCTGCAGGCCGATCCCAAGCAGGCCCGCCGCGAGCGCGTCGAGGAAGCGCGGCGCACGCAGGGCAGGCGATAG
- the smpB gene encoding SsrA-binding protein SmpB, translating into MAKNSSSKTGKDKGKGAGGTIALNKRSRHEYHLEDRFEAGLSLEGWELKAIRAGRANITEAYAVVLKGEMFLVGAQITPLISASTHVVTNDRRSRKLLLHRREIDTLIGRVQRDSYTVVPTALYWKGNKVKAEVALAKGKQSHDKREASKERDWDREKQRVMRRHNKDA; encoded by the coding sequence ATGGCAAAGAATTCAAGCAGCAAGACAGGCAAGGATAAAGGAAAGGGCGCCGGCGGGACGATTGCCCTGAACAAGCGCTCACGCCACGAATACCACCTGGAGGACCGCTTCGAGGCGGGCCTGTCGCTGGAAGGCTGGGAACTCAAGGCCATCCGCGCCGGGCGGGCCAACATCACCGAGGCCTACGCGGTGGTGCTCAAGGGCGAGATGTTCCTGGTGGGTGCGCAGATCACCCCGCTGATCTCCGCCTCGACCCATGTGGTGACCAACGACCGCCGCAGCCGCAAGCTGCTGTTGCACCGGCGCGAAATCGACACCCTGATCGGCCGCGTGCAGCGCGACAGCTACACCGTGGTGCCCACGGCGCTGTACTGGAAAGGCAACAAGGTCAAGGCCGAAGTCGCCCTGGCCAAGGGCAAGCAGTCGCACGACAAGCGCGAGGCGAGCAAGGAACGCGACTGGGACCGCGAGAAGCAACGCGTGATGCGTCGCCACAACAAGGACGCGTGA
- the dnaJ gene encoding molecular chaperone DnaJ codes for MSKRDYYEVLGVARDASEEDLKKAYRRCAMKYHPDRNPGDHAAEASFKESKEAYEVLSDGGKRRMYDQHGHAAFEHGMGGGGQGPGYADMGDIFGDIFGNIFGGGAARGQPRRGADIGYVMELSLEEAVGGIDKQIEIPTLDECETCKGSGSADGKLDNCGTCQGRGQVRFQRGIFSMQQTCPHCGGRGKTITSPCGDCHGQGRLERTKTLQVKIPAGVDNGDRIRLAGEGEAGPAGSPPGDLYVEVRVRPHDIFERDGDDLHCEVPIRISQAALGDSVRVPTLEGDVELRIPAETQSGKQFRLRDKGVRSVRSRAPGDLYCRVVVETPVNLTPEQRALLEQFEATFVGDGARRHSPRASTFLDGVKGFWDRMTS; via the coding sequence ATGAGCAAGCGCGACTACTACGAAGTCCTGGGCGTGGCCCGTGACGCCAGCGAGGAAGACCTCAAGAAGGCCTACCGTCGCTGCGCGATGAAGTACCACCCCGACCGCAATCCCGGCGACCACGCCGCGGAGGCTTCGTTCAAGGAGTCCAAGGAGGCCTACGAGGTGCTGTCGGACGGCGGCAAGCGCCGCATGTACGACCAGCATGGCCACGCCGCGTTCGAGCACGGCATGGGCGGCGGCGGCCAGGGGCCGGGCTACGCCGACATGGGCGACATCTTCGGCGACATCTTCGGCAACATCTTCGGCGGCGGCGCGGCGCGCGGCCAGCCGCGGCGCGGCGCCGACATCGGCTACGTGATGGAGCTGTCGCTGGAAGAAGCCGTGGGCGGCATCGACAAGCAGATCGAGATCCCCACGCTCGACGAATGCGAAACCTGCAAGGGCTCGGGCTCGGCCGACGGCAAGCTCGACAACTGCGGAACCTGCCAGGGCCGCGGCCAAGTGCGCTTCCAGCGCGGCATCTTCTCCATGCAGCAGACCTGCCCGCATTGCGGCGGTCGCGGCAAGACCATCACCAGCCCCTGCGGCGACTGCCACGGCCAGGGGCGGCTGGAACGCACCAAGACGCTGCAGGTCAAGATCCCGGCCGGCGTCGACAACGGCGACCGCATCCGCCTGGCGGGCGAGGGCGAGGCGGGCCCGGCCGGTTCGCCGCCCGGTGACCTGTACGTGGAAGTGCGCGTGCGCCCGCACGACATCTTCGAGCGCGACGGCGACGACCTGCATTGCGAAGTCCCGATCCGCATCTCGCAGGCGGCCCTGGGCGACAGCGTCCGCGTGCCCACGCTGGAGGGCGACGTGGAACTGCGCATCCCGGCCGAGACGCAGAGCGGCAAGCAGTTCCGCCTGCGCGACAAGGGCGTGCGCTCCGTGCGCAGCCGCGCCCCCGGCGACCTGTATTGCCGCGTCGTGGTCGAAACCCCCGTCAACCTCACGCCCGAACAGCGCGCCTTGCTGGAGCAGTTCGAGGCGACCTTCGTGGGCGACGGCGCGCGCCGGCATTCGCCGCGCGCATCGACCTTCCTCGATGGCGTGAAAGGGTTCTGGGACCGGATGACGTCCTGA
- the recN gene encoding DNA repair protein RecN, translated as MLAHLAIKDFAVVSSAELDFGPGLTVISGETGAGKSLLVDALGLLSGLRADSGAVRHGAQRAELTAQFVLDDASPARAWLRENELDEDNDCQVRRVVRADGGSRAWINGRPVTVAQLTDLAGLLVEIHGQHEHQALLTRASQLSLLDAYARCEPQRAAVEQAAHQWASLLREREALLAKGDVTDRMGWLQHQFDELDRETLEPESLGKLNADHRRHAHAAALIAACEGAFTRLGGDEGPSLSSALNQVRSELQHVAEHEPRLGEVDGMLDNAAIQIDEALSLLDRVRSDLEVDPDAFAVLERRLGRIHELSRKHRVPPEQLAEQRDTIATELDTLRGADARLAGLDGEIAQARGRWRTAADALGAVRRSAGASLSDATSALIGELGMGGGRFEVAFEPIETERPDPQGGERVEFLVAANPGQPARPLRKVASGGELSRISLAIEVAALGLDAVPTMVFDEVDSGIGGGVAEIVGQKLRALGASRQVLCVTHLPQVAAQGHAHYRVSKAASQGVTQSAVTRLDAKQREEELARMLGGVEMTREARAAAKRLLADVE; from the coding sequence ATGCTCGCCCACCTCGCCATCAAGGATTTCGCCGTCGTCAGCAGCGCAGAGCTGGACTTCGGCCCCGGACTGACCGTCATTTCCGGCGAGACCGGCGCGGGCAAGTCGCTGCTGGTCGACGCCCTCGGGCTGCTGTCCGGGCTGCGCGCGGACAGCGGCGCGGTGCGGCATGGCGCCCAGCGGGCGGAGCTCACCGCGCAGTTCGTGCTGGACGATGCATCGCCGGCGCGCGCATGGCTGCGCGAGAACGAACTGGACGAAGACAACGACTGCCAGGTCCGGCGCGTGGTGCGCGCCGACGGCGGTTCGCGGGCGTGGATCAACGGTCGCCCCGTCACGGTGGCCCAGCTGACCGACCTGGCCGGCCTGCTGGTGGAAATCCACGGGCAGCACGAGCACCAGGCGCTGCTGACCCGCGCCAGCCAGCTCAGCCTGCTGGACGCCTACGCCCGTTGCGAACCGCAGCGCGCCGCGGTGGAACAGGCGGCCCACCAGTGGGCGTCCCTGCTGCGCGAACGCGAAGCCCTGCTCGCCAAGGGCGACGTCACCGATCGGATGGGCTGGCTGCAGCACCAGTTCGACGAACTGGACCGCGAAACGCTGGAACCCGAATCGCTGGGCAAGTTGAACGCCGACCACCGCCGGCACGCGCACGCCGCGGCGCTGATCGCCGCCTGCGAGGGCGCTTTCACCCGCCTGGGCGGGGACGAGGGCCCTTCGCTGTCCAGCGCGCTCAACCAGGTCCGCAGCGAGCTGCAGCACGTGGCCGAACACGAGCCCCGCCTGGGCGAAGTCGACGGCATGCTCGACAACGCCGCCATCCAGATCGACGAGGCGTTGTCGCTGCTCGATCGCGTGCGCAGCGACCTGGAAGTCGACCCGGACGCGTTCGCCGTCCTCGAGCGCCGCCTGGGCCGCATCCACGAACTCTCGCGCAAGCACCGCGTCCCGCCCGAGCAGCTGGCCGAACAACGCGACACGATCGCCACCGAACTGGACACGCTGCGGGGCGCCGATGCACGCCTGGCCGGCCTGGACGGCGAGATCGCCCAGGCGCGCGGCCGCTGGCGCACGGCAGCCGATGCCCTGGGCGCGGTCCGGCGCAGCGCGGGCGCCTCGCTTTCGGACGCCACCAGCGCCCTCATCGGCGAACTGGGCATGGGCGGGGGACGCTTCGAGGTGGCTTTCGAACCCATCGAAACCGAGCGGCCGGACCCGCAGGGCGGCGAGCGCGTCGAATTCCTGGTGGCCGCCAATCCCGGCCAACCCGCGCGGCCCCTGCGCAAGGTCGCATCCGGCGGCGAGCTGTCGCGCATTTCGCTGGCGATAGAAGTGGCCGCGCTGGGCCTGGACGCCGTGCCGACGATGGTCTTCGACGAGGTCGATTCGGGCATCGGCGGCGGCGTGGCCGAGATCGTGGGGCAGAAACTGCGGGCGCTGGGCGCTTCGCGCCAGGTGCTGTGCGTCACCCACCTGCCGCAGGTCGCGGCGCAGGGCCACGCGCATTACCGGGTGAGCAAGGCCGCCAGCCAGGGCGTGACCCAGAGCGCCGTCACGCGGCTGGATGCGAAGCAGCGTGAGGAAGAACTGGCGCGGATGCTCGGCGGCGTGGAGATGACGCGCGAGGCGCGTGCGGCTGCAAAGCGCCTGCTGGCGGACGTGGAGTAA
- the hrcA gene encoding heat-inducible transcriptional repressor HrcA: MARHPADIANLDPRARHLLRTLIGRYIQSGEPVGSQTLARHAGLDVSPATIRNILSDLEEIGLLSAPHASAGRIPTAQGYRLFVDSLLQVRPLPEGEMTRLRNELPAGSGIQSLLGNASELLSAMTHFVGVVSVPRREQFAFRRIEFVPIDGLRVLAILVFADNEVQNRIIQTRRPFDAGELERVGNYLNTHFAGRTVADIRAHLVRELRNARDEMDVLLSQSMELAEQVLAPTHDDMVLAGQTRLMGVQDLADVDRLRELFEAFARKREILQLLERTVRAPGVRIFIGEETGLAPLEGMSLVSAPYTAGGQVLGVLGVIGPSRMAYERVIPVVQAAAQALGAAIQPDPT, encoded by the coding sequence ATGGCCCGCCATCCCGCCGACATCGCCAACCTCGACCCGCGGGCCCGCCACCTGCTGCGGACGCTCATCGGCCGCTACATCCAGAGTGGTGAACCGGTCGGGTCGCAGACGCTGGCCCGCCATGCCGGCCTGGATGTCAGCCCCGCGACCATCCGCAACATCCTGTCGGACCTGGAGGAGATCGGGCTGCTCAGCGCCCCGCACGCCTCAGCCGGGCGCATCCCCACCGCCCAGGGCTACCGGCTGTTCGTCGATTCCCTGCTGCAGGTCCGGCCGCTGCCGGAGGGCGAGATGACCCGGCTGCGCAACGAACTGCCGGCCGGGTCGGGCATCCAGTCCCTGCTGGGCAATGCCTCCGAACTGTTGTCGGCGATGACCCATTTCGTCGGCGTGGTGAGCGTGCCGCGCCGCGAGCAGTTCGCGTTCCGCCGGATCGAGTTCGTGCCGATCGACGGGCTGCGCGTGCTGGCCATCCTGGTGTTCGCCGACAACGAAGTGCAGAACCGCATCATCCAGACGCGGCGCCCCTTCGATGCGGGCGAGCTCGAACGGGTGGGCAACTACCTCAACACCCATTTCGCCGGCCGCACCGTGGCCGACATCCGGGCCCACCTGGTGCGCGAACTGCGCAACGCCCGCGACGAGATGGACGTGCTGCTGTCCCAGTCGATGGAGCTGGCCGAGCAGGTGCTCGCGCCCACGCACGACGACATGGTGCTGGCCGGCCAGACCCGCCTGATGGGCGTGCAGGACCTGGCCGACGTGGACCGGCTGCGCGAGCTGTTCGAGGCCTTCGCCCGCAAGCGCGAGATCCTCCAGCTGCTCGAGCGGACGGTGCGCGCCCCGGGCGTGCGCATCTTCATCGGAGAGGAAACCGGGCTCGCCCCGCTGGAAGGCATGTCGCTGGTCAGCGCGCCCTATACCGCCGGCGGACAGGTGCTGGGCGTGCTGGGCGTCATCGGCCCCTCGCGCATGGCCTACGAGCGGGTGATCCCGGTGGTGCAGGCCGCGGCCCAGGCGCTGGGTGCGGCGATCCAGCCGGACCCGACCTGA
- a CDS encoding CHASE domain-containing protein produces the protein MAPRHGYVLALLVLIGALVLVLSAWRIARERELRAAEEVFVSRTAEVVDRMRSRIVNYELVARGGTALFASVARPTPRQWADYVESLDLGTRFPSLTGLGYAGLVTNNRLDELQIEWRSLGYGQLQIHPRGMRDLYGPTLFLEPRTADNMAAIGGDMLTQPSLQQPMLAARDSGEARLTAPLRAAVGGPSALVLFVPVYEPGRRPDQRAARVASMRGWIYLPFDVQRFVQTSLAGQYSDLSFRLVDATGGGEIDLFTHAAPSVVPAFRHRRTMDVYGRQWRLEFDSAPLALAAPRVRALENMLALGLVASLLLYGMVLALARTEGRAQVIAQRLTEDYRRSEQRFRSSMQYSAIGTALLDNDGRIVEANAALGRIVGRPAHSLIGQPLQALFEDFDRPLAPDDEEVSSTDGPGVRRMTRHLHREGDLPRQAQLTFAPVPGNVGQDLAGLVQVEDVTDRVRAQARVQALNRTLEARVELRTRELSQANQELESFAYSVSHDLRAPLRAIEGFSRVLQERYSDRLDEAGHDYLGRVRKAAGRMGELIDAILVISRLGRAEIRHEPVDLSRIAVEVLDELRMGDRDRVVEVRIAPGLEANGDATLLRNLLGNLLGNAWKFTRDREHAVIEFASVSHPTGEREYYVRDNGAGFAQAYSDKLFRPFQRLHSPSDFAGHGIGLASVKRIIERHGGSIRAEGREGEGAVFYFTLP, from the coding sequence GTGGCACCCAGGCACGGGTATGTGCTCGCGCTGCTGGTCCTGATCGGGGCGCTGGTACTGGTGCTGTCGGCCTGGCGGATCGCCCGGGAACGCGAGCTGCGCGCGGCGGAAGAGGTCTTCGTGAGCCGCACGGCCGAAGTCGTCGACCGCATGCGCAGCCGCATCGTGAATTACGAACTGGTCGCCCGCGGGGGCACGGCGCTGTTCGCTTCGGTCGCGCGCCCCACACCGCGGCAGTGGGCCGATTACGTCGAGAGCCTGGACCTGGGGACGCGCTTTCCCTCGCTCACCGGCCTGGGCTATGCCGGACTGGTGACCAACAACCGGCTGGACGAGCTGCAGATCGAATGGCGGAGCCTGGGCTACGGCCAGCTGCAGATCCATCCACGTGGGATGCGCGACCTCTACGGCCCCACGCTGTTCCTCGAACCGCGCACCGCGGACAACATGGCGGCGATCGGCGGCGACATGCTGACCCAGCCCAGCCTGCAGCAGCCGATGCTGGCCGCGCGCGATTCGGGCGAAGCGCGACTGACCGCCCCGCTGCGCGCGGCGGTGGGCGGGCCTTCGGCATTGGTGCTGTTCGTGCCGGTGTACGAGCCGGGCCGACGCCCCGACCAGCGCGCGGCAAGGGTGGCGTCCATGCGCGGCTGGATCTACCTCCCGTTCGACGTGCAGCGGTTCGTGCAGACCTCGCTGGCCGGCCAGTATTCGGACCTGTCCTTCCGGCTCGTGGATGCCACCGGTGGCGGCGAGATCGATCTGTTCACGCATGCGGCCCCGAGCGTCGTGCCGGCGTTCCGGCATCGCCGCACCATGGACGTGTATGGACGCCAGTGGCGTCTTGAATTCGACTCCGCACCGCTGGCCCTGGCCGCGCCGCGCGTGCGCGCGCTGGAGAACATGCTCGCGCTGGGCCTGGTGGCCAGCCTGCTGCTGTACGGGATGGTGCTGGCGCTGGCGCGGACCGAAGGGCGCGCGCAGGTGATCGCACAGCGGCTGACGGAGGATTACCGCCGCAGCGAGCAGCGCTTCCGCAGCTCCATGCAGTATTCGGCGATCGGCACCGCCCTGCTGGACAACGACGGCCGCATCGTCGAGGCGAACGCCGCGCTCGGACGCATCGTGGGTCGCCCGGCGCATTCCCTGATAGGGCAGCCATTGCAGGCGCTGTTCGAGGACTTCGACCGGCCGCTGGCGCCCGACGACGAGGAGGTGTCATCCACCGACGGCCCGGGCGTGCGCCGCATGACCCGTCACCTGCACCGGGAGGGCGACCTGCCACGCCAGGCGCAGCTGACCTTCGCACCCGTGCCGGGCAACGTGGGGCAGGACCTGGCGGGGCTGGTGCAGGTCGAGGACGTGACCGACCGCGTGCGCGCCCAGGCGCGGGTGCAGGCGCTCAACCGGACGCTGGAGGCGCGCGTGGAGCTGCGCACGCGCGAGCTGAGCCAGGCCAACCAGGAACTGGAGTCCTTCGCCTACAGCGTCTCGCACGACCTGCGTGCGCCGCTGCGCGCGATCGAAGGCTTCAGCCGGGTGCTGCAGGAGCGCTACTCCGACCGCCTGGACGAGGCCGGCCACGATTACCTCGGGCGCGTGCGCAAGGCGGCGGGGCGGATGGGCGAGCTGATCGACGCGATCCTGGTCATATCGCGCCTCGGCCGGGCGGAGATCCGGCACGAGCCGGTGGACCTGAGCAGGATCGCCGTGGAGGTGCTGGACGAGCTGCGCATGGGCGACCGTGATCGCGTGGTCGAGGTGCGCATCGCGCCCGGGCTGGAGGCCAATGGCGACGCGACGCTGCTGCGCAACCTGCTGGGCAACCTGCTGGGCAACGCGTGGAAGTTCACCCGCGACCGCGAGCACGCGGTCATCGAATTCGCGTCGGTCTCCCACCCGACGGGAGAGCGCGAGTATTACGTGCGCGACAACGGGGCCGGATTCGCCCAGGCGTACTCCGACAAACTGTTCCGGCCGTTCCAGCGCCTGCATTCGCCCAGCGATTTCGCCGGCCATGGCATCGGGCTGGCGTCGGTGAAGCGCATCATCGAGCGGCACGGCGGGTCGATCCGCGCCGAGGGCCGCGAAGGGGAGGGCGCGGTGTTCTACTTCACGCTGCCCTAG
- the dnaK gene encoding molecular chaperone DnaK, translated as MAKIIGIDLGTTNSCVAIMEGGKARVIENAEGDRTTPSIVAFTKDGEVLVGASAKRQAVTNPKNTFYAVKRLIGRKFTDAEVQKDIGLVPYKITQHDNGDAWVETADGKKMAPQQISAEVLAKMKKTAEAYLGETVTEAVITVPAYFNDSQRQATKDAGKIAGLDVKRIINEPTAAALAYGMDKKGGDRKVAVYDLGGGTFDVSIIEIASVDGEMQVEVLSTNGDTFLGGEDFDKRVIDYLVEEFSKDQGIDLRKDHLALQRLKDAAERAKIELSSAQHTEVNLPYVTADASGPKHLNIKLTRAKLESLVEDLVRKTIEPCRIALNDAGLRASDIAEVILVGGQTRMPKVQQAVTEFFGKEPRKDVNPDEAVAVGAAIQGGVLQGDVKDVLLLDVTPLSLGIETLGGVFTKIIEKNTTVPTKASQTFSTAEDNQSAVTVHVLQGEREQARYNKSLARFDLSGIEPSPRGLPQIEVSFDIDANGIVHVTAKDKKTGKEQKVEIKAGSGLSEDEIQKMVADAEAHREEDKKFHDLVQARNQADGLIHTARGAIKDNGDKVPGDVIGRTEGAIAELETAMKGDDQGQIEAKSKALEEAAQALFAAAAAAGQPGPDMGAGAAGAAPQDDVVDAEFTEVRDEDKK; from the coding sequence ATGGCAAAGATCATCGGCATCGACCTGGGCACGACCAACTCGTGCGTGGCGATCATGGAAGGCGGCAAGGCCCGCGTCATCGAAAACGCCGAAGGCGATCGCACGACCCCGTCGATCGTCGCCTTCACCAAGGACGGCGAAGTGCTGGTCGGCGCCTCGGCCAAGCGCCAGGCCGTGACCAACCCCAAGAACACCTTCTACGCGGTGAAGCGCCTGATCGGCCGCAAGTTCACCGACGCCGAAGTGCAGAAGGACATCGGCCTGGTCCCGTACAAGATCACCCAGCACGACAACGGCGATGCGTGGGTGGAAACGGCCGACGGCAAGAAGATGGCCCCGCAGCAGATCTCGGCCGAAGTGCTGGCCAAGATGAAGAAGACCGCCGAGGCCTACCTGGGCGAGACGGTCACCGAAGCGGTCATCACCGTGCCGGCCTACTTCAACGACAGCCAGCGCCAGGCCACCAAGGACGCCGGCAAGATCGCCGGCCTGGACGTCAAGCGCATCATCAACGAGCCCACCGCGGCCGCGCTGGCCTACGGCATGGACAAGAAGGGCGGCGACCGCAAGGTGGCCGTGTACGACCTGGGCGGCGGCACCTTCGACGTGTCGATCATCGAGATCGCCTCGGTCGACGGCGAGATGCAGGTCGAGGTGCTGTCCACCAACGGCGACACCTTCCTGGGTGGCGAGGACTTCGACAAGCGCGTCATCGACTACCTCGTGGAGGAGTTCAGCAAGGACCAGGGCATCGACCTGCGCAAGGACCACCTCGCGCTGCAGCGCCTGAAGGACGCCGCCGAGCGGGCCAAGATCGAGCTGTCGTCCGCGCAGCACACCGAGGTGAACCTGCCCTACGTCACCGCCGACGCCTCCGGTCCCAAGCACCTCAACATCAAGTTGACGCGCGCCAAGCTGGAGTCGCTGGTCGAAGACCTGGTCCGCAAGACGATCGAACCCTGCCGCATCGCCCTCAACGATGCCGGCCTGCGTGCGTCCGACATCGCCGAGGTGATCCTGGTCGGCGGCCAGACCCGCATGCCCAAGGTGCAGCAGGCGGTGACCGAGTTCTTCGGCAAGGAACCGCGCAAGGACGTCAACCCGGACGAGGCCGTGGCCGTCGGCGCGGCGATCCAGGGCGGCGTGCTGCAGGGCGACGTCAAGGACGTGCTGCTGCTCGACGTGACCCCGCTGTCGCTGGGCATCGAGACCCTGGGCGGCGTGTTCACCAAGATCATCGAGAAGAACACCACGGTGCCGACCAAGGCCTCGCAGACCTTCTCCACCGCCGAGGACAACCAGTCCGCGGTCACCGTGCACGTGCTGCAGGGTGAGCGCGAACAGGCCCGCTACAACAAGTCGCTGGCGCGCTTCGACCTGTCGGGCATCGAGCCCTCGCCGCGCGGCCTGCCGCAGATCGAGGTCTCCTTCGACATCGACGCCAACGGCATCGTGCACGTGACGGCCAAGGACAAGAAGACCGGCAAGGAGCAGAAGGTCGAGATCAAGGCCGGCTCGGGCCTGTCCGAGGACGAGATCCAGAAGATGGTCGCCGACGCCGAGGCCCACCGCGAGGAGGACAAGAAGTTCCACGACCTCGTGCAGGCGCGCAACCAGGCCGACGGCCTGATCCACACCGCGCGCGGCGCCATCAAGGACAACGGCGACAAGGTGCCGGGCGACGTGATCGGCCGCACCGAGGGCGCGATCGCCGAGCTGGAAACGGCGATGAAGGGCGACGACCAGGGCCAGATCGAGGCCAAGTCCAAGGCGCTGGAGGAAGCCGCGCAGGCGCTGTTCGCCGCGGCCGCGGCGGCGGGCCAGCCGGGTCCCGACATGGGCGCCGGCGCCGCCGGTGCCGCGCCGCAGGACGACGTGGTGGACGCGGAGTTCACCGAAGTCCGCGACGAAGACAAGAAGTAA